In Electrophorus electricus isolate fEleEle1 chromosome 1, fEleEle1.pri, whole genome shotgun sequence, a single window of DNA contains:
- the ypel3 gene encoding protein yippee-like 3, whose amino-acid sequence MVKLTKAKTFQAYLDTCHRRYSCVHCRAHLASHDDLISKSFQGSQGRAYLFNSVVNVGCGPAEERLLLTGLHAVADIYCENCHTTLGWKYEQAFELSQKYKEGKFIIELSHMIKDNGWD is encoded by the exons ATGGTGAAGCTGACCAAGGCCAAAACCTTCCAGGCTTACCTGGACACCTGCCACCGCCGTTACAGCTGTGTCCACTGCCGTGCTCACCTGGCCAGCCACGACGACCTCATCTCCaag tCCTTCCAGGGGAGCCAGGGTCGTGCCTATCTCTTTAACTCTGT GGTAAATGTGGGCTGTGGTCCAGCGGAGGAGAGACTGCTACTCACTGGTCTTCATGCTGTGGCTGACATTTACTGTGAGAACTGCCACACCACATTGGGCTGGAAATAT GAGCAGGCCTTCGAGTTGAGTCAGAAGTATAAGGAGGGAAAGTTCATTATTGAACTCTCCCATATGATTAAAGATAATGGCTGGGACTGA
- the si:ch211-11k18.4 gene encoding uncharacterized protein si:ch211-11k18.4 isoform X1, with protein sequence MSGKNKSRSTTNANAVSGSISCDERILRDCHEMYTDTSSGSVGLITIAESVGVTLLPPRKKITVMLMGNHSAGKSSFINWYVEEHIQKTGVAIETQGFTFVTSGRKRESLTGNATLHLYPHFKPLQEFKGVSEYLGTEICTSRQKRFSLVTFVDTPGLVDGDMKYPFDVDDAILWLGKLCDLVLVFFDPMGQALCKRTLNIVEKLNETQGDRLRFYLSKADEAGGESDRQRVMMQIVQELCKRPGLNKCGFDMPTIYVPNTNKPSRCVNQIEEVCRTIEKTINQTVQHTLNALEKDCEVISDAITDTLSRDRRCSVENRRARCKGCALGLLGFATPLLLLFTLVLGSVSREMLDLVLGANGTETLALYLSPVVNAFQSMSGEVQLYIFGGLALFSFILIILARFSSRTQYTLSGKQKRQLQEKLEYVQEVVKTQKKKLYEEYLRQSVGDQDMN encoded by the exons ATGTCTGGAAAAAATAAGAGTCGGAGTACGACAAATGCAAACGCGGTATCTGGCAGCATATCTTGTGATGAGCGCATTTTACGGGATTGCCATGAGATGTACACAGATACGAGCAGTG GCTCTGTAGGGCTGATCACAATAGCCGAGTCCGTCGGAGTGACACTACTGCCACCCCGGAAAAAGATTACTGTCATGCTGATGGGAAACCACTCGGCTGGAAAGAGCTCCTTTATCAACTG GTATGTGGAAGAGCACATCCAAAAGACTGGAGTTGCCATAGAGACACAGGGCTTTACTTTTGTTACGAGTGGACGCAAGAGAGAGTCACTTACG GGTAATGCAACCCTCCACCTGTATCCCCATTTTAAGCCACTTCAGGAATTTAAAG GTGTGTCTGAGTATCTTGGCACCGAGATTTGCACTTCTCGACAGAAACGTTTCAGCTTGGTGACATTTGTGGACACGCCAGGACTGGTGGACGGAGACATGAAGTACCCCTTTGATGTGGATGATGCCATCCTTTGGCTAG GAAAACTCTGTGATTTGGTTCTCGTCTTCTTTGACCCTATGGGTCAAGCTCTGTGTAAACGCACCCTCAACATCGTGGAGAAGCTTAACGAGACTCAGGGTGATCGCCTGCGTTTCTACCTCAGCAAAGCCGATGAGGCCGGCGGAGAGTCTGATAGacag CGTGTAATGATGCAGATCGTCCAGGAGTTGTGTAAACGTCCAGGGCTTAACAAGTGCGGTTTTGACATGCCAACCATCTACGTCCCCAATACCAATAAG CCCAGTCGATGTGTCAATCAGATAGAGGAAGTGTGTCGCACCATAGAGAAGACCATCAACCAGACGGTGCAGCACACGCTCAATGCCCTAGAGAAAGACTGTGAGGTCATCTCTGATGCAATCACTGACACTCTCAGTAGGGACCG CCGGTGCAGCGTGGAGAACCGACGAGCCCGCTGTAAGGGCTGTGCTCTGGGGCTGCTCGGATTTGCCACGCCCCTCCTGCTGCTCTTTACCCTGGTTCTTGGGAGCGTCTCCAGGGAGATGCTTGACCTGGTGCTGGGTGCAAATGGCACAGAAACACTTGCGCTGTAcctg TCTCCAGTAGTGAATGCGTTCCAGTCCATGTCCGGGGAAGTGCAGCTCTATATTTTTGGTGGACTTGCGCTGTTCTCCTTCATCCTTATCATCCTCGCACGCTTCTCTTCCCG CACTCAGTATACCCTTTCAGGGAAACAAAAGAGGCAGCTGCAGGAAAAACTGGAGTATGTACAGGAAGTGGTGAAGACCCAAAAG AAGAAGCTCTATGAGGAGTACCTCCGGCAGAGTGTTGGCGATCAGGATATGAACTAG
- the rabep2 gene encoding rab GTPase-binding effector protein 2 isoform X2: MEVTDKTETLNEAGDSVVPPESEANSQTQLAECRAQLEHWKGVATICELSKQEELQELQRNYDQEIQSLQEAFRETVSQYEARISALQSERAQWRRAGVTPYNKDSIKKGRMETSPPTETPPVARPHPADPAAEGAEEDSKPLELMAEPCNPGCAGLHMEGFYTQHFDSASLSSFSMDTPSLPRRTPPQDDTASLVSTGTLVPEAIYLPPPGHRLVTHADWDALQAQVSELQGELDRMTKEKLDMEKELETQSTETQKQVSVLQSQVQTSETLLQELQRSFSQTQSAVQSRLKRVCSELCRLKGKEEENSPAGDKHPPLFALQEAHSEERLRIEIVTLKEQLEMRTEESEVLEVQLSSLKIETDRIQSEKDKLEGELQECRTELQGLRVALSHLQRDCKTQSQDKAVLQQQCLELRSQVISLRSQLDTSQAVQKDFVQLSQSLQVKLEQIRQSDSLHQVRQVLGEGLEVEAECPGSAS; this comes from the exons ATGGAAGTGACGGATAAGACAGAGACTCTCAACGAGGCCGGCGACAGTGTCG TTCCACCGGAGTCCGAAGCGAATTCGCAGACTCAGCTGGCGGAGTGCAGAGCTCAGCTGGAGCACTGGAAAGGCGTCGCGACGATCTGCGAGCTAAGCAAACAGGAAGAGTTGCAGGAACTGCAGAGAAACTATGACCAAGAGATCCAGTCACTCCAAGAGGCCTTTAGAG AGACCGTCTCCCAGTATGAGGCCAGGATATCTGCGCTGCAGTCGGAGCGTGCTCAGTGGAGGAGGGCAGGGGTCACTCCGTAcaacaag GACAGCATAAAGAAGGGGAGGATGGAGACATCTCCACCCACTGAGACACCGCCCGTAGCCCGCCCCCACCCCGCAGACCCTGCTGCTGAAGGTGCTGAGGAGGACAGTAAACCCCTGGAACTGATGGCAGAGCCCTGCAACCCAGGATGCGCAGGCCTCCACATGGAGGGATTCTACACCCAGCACTTTGACTCTGCCTCGCTCTCCTCCTTCTCTATGGACACGCCCTCCCTGCCCAGGCGCACGCCCCCTCAAGACGATACAGCCTCCCTGGTTTCCACTGGAACCCTGGTGCCTGAAGCTATCTACTTGCCTCCGCCAGGCCACAGGCTGGTCACGCATGCAGACTGGGATGCGCTGCAAGCGCAG GTGTCGGAGCTGCAGGGAGAATTGGACCGTATGACAAAGGAGAAGCTGGATATGGAGAAAGAGCTAGAGACACAGTCCACAGAGACCCAGAAACAG GTGTCAGTGCTCCAGTCTCAAGTGCAGACCTCTGAGACCCTCCTTCAAGAGTTGCAAAGATCCTTCAGCCAAACACAAAGTGCTGTACAGAGCAGATTG aaAAGAGTGTGTAGTGAACTCTGCAGACTCaaagggaaggaggaggagaacagcCCTGCAGGAgacaaacacccccccctcTTTGCTCTACAG gaAGCGCACTCTGAGGAGAGGCTGCGTATTGAAATCGTGACCCTgaaggaacagctggagatgcgtacagaggagagtg AGGTCTTGGAGG TCCAGCTCTCAAGCTTGAAAATAGAGACAGACCGCATCCAAAGTGAAAAAGACAAG TTGGAGGGTGAGCTTCAGGAGTGCCGCACTGAGCTACAGGGCCTGCGGGTGGCGCTGTCGCACTTACAGAGAGACTGCAAAACACAGAGCCAAGACAAG GCGgtgctgcagcagcagtgtTTGGAGCTGCGCAGTCAGGTCATCAGTCTGCGCAGTCAGCTGGACACCAGCCAGGCTGTGCAGAAGGACTTTGTGCAACTGTCCCAGTCGCTGCAG GTGAAGCTGGAGCAGATCCGGCAGTCGGACTCTCTGCACCAGGTGCGGCAAGTGCTTGGGGAGGGACTGGAGGTGGAGGCCGAGTGTCCCGGCAGTGCCTCGTGA
- the si:ch211-11k18.4 gene encoding uncharacterized protein si:ch211-11k18.4 isoform X2, with translation MSGKNKSRSTTNANAVSGSISCDERILRDCHEMYTDTSSGLITIAESVGVTLLPPRKKITVMLMGNHSAGKSSFINWYVEEHIQKTGVAIETQGFTFVTSGRKRESLTGNATLHLYPHFKPLQEFKGVSEYLGTEICTSRQKRFSLVTFVDTPGLVDGDMKYPFDVDDAILWLGKLCDLVLVFFDPMGQALCKRTLNIVEKLNETQGDRLRFYLSKADEAGGESDRQRVMMQIVQELCKRPGLNKCGFDMPTIYVPNTNKPSRCVNQIEEVCRTIEKTINQTVQHTLNALEKDCEVISDAITDTLSRDRRCSVENRRARCKGCALGLLGFATPLLLLFTLVLGSVSREMLDLVLGANGTETLALYLSPVVNAFQSMSGEVQLYIFGGLALFSFILIILARFSSRTQYTLSGKQKRQLQEKLEYVQEVVKTQKKKLYEEYLRQSVGDQDMN, from the exons ATGTCTGGAAAAAATAAGAGTCGGAGTACGACAAATGCAAACGCGGTATCTGGCAGCATATCTTGTGATGAGCGCATTTTACGGGATTGCCATGAGATGTACACAGATACGAGCAGTG GGCTGATCACAATAGCCGAGTCCGTCGGAGTGACACTACTGCCACCCCGGAAAAAGATTACTGTCATGCTGATGGGAAACCACTCGGCTGGAAAGAGCTCCTTTATCAACTG GTATGTGGAAGAGCACATCCAAAAGACTGGAGTTGCCATAGAGACACAGGGCTTTACTTTTGTTACGAGTGGACGCAAGAGAGAGTCACTTACG GGTAATGCAACCCTCCACCTGTATCCCCATTTTAAGCCACTTCAGGAATTTAAAG GTGTGTCTGAGTATCTTGGCACCGAGATTTGCACTTCTCGACAGAAACGTTTCAGCTTGGTGACATTTGTGGACACGCCAGGACTGGTGGACGGAGACATGAAGTACCCCTTTGATGTGGATGATGCCATCCTTTGGCTAG GAAAACTCTGTGATTTGGTTCTCGTCTTCTTTGACCCTATGGGTCAAGCTCTGTGTAAACGCACCCTCAACATCGTGGAGAAGCTTAACGAGACTCAGGGTGATCGCCTGCGTTTCTACCTCAGCAAAGCCGATGAGGCCGGCGGAGAGTCTGATAGacag CGTGTAATGATGCAGATCGTCCAGGAGTTGTGTAAACGTCCAGGGCTTAACAAGTGCGGTTTTGACATGCCAACCATCTACGTCCCCAATACCAATAAG CCCAGTCGATGTGTCAATCAGATAGAGGAAGTGTGTCGCACCATAGAGAAGACCATCAACCAGACGGTGCAGCACACGCTCAATGCCCTAGAGAAAGACTGTGAGGTCATCTCTGATGCAATCACTGACACTCTCAGTAGGGACCG CCGGTGCAGCGTGGAGAACCGACGAGCCCGCTGTAAGGGCTGTGCTCTGGGGCTGCTCGGATTTGCCACGCCCCTCCTGCTGCTCTTTACCCTGGTTCTTGGGAGCGTCTCCAGGGAGATGCTTGACCTGGTGCTGGGTGCAAATGGCACAGAAACACTTGCGCTGTAcctg TCTCCAGTAGTGAATGCGTTCCAGTCCATGTCCGGGGAAGTGCAGCTCTATATTTTTGGTGGACTTGCGCTGTTCTCCTTCATCCTTATCATCCTCGCACGCTTCTCTTCCCG CACTCAGTATACCCTTTCAGGGAAACAAAAGAGGCAGCTGCAGGAAAAACTGGAGTATGTACAGGAAGTGGTGAAGACCCAAAAG AAGAAGCTCTATGAGGAGTACCTCCGGCAGAGTGTTGGCGATCAGGATATGAACTAG
- the rabep2 gene encoding rab GTPase-binding effector protein 2 isoform X3: protein MTKRSSHSKRPLERPSPSMRPGYLRCSRSVLSGGGQGSLRTTSIKKGRMETSPPTETPPVARPHPADPAAEGAEEDSKPLELMAEPCNPGCAGLHMEGFYTQHFDSASLSSFSMDTPSLPRRTPPQDDTASLVSTGTLVPEAIYLPPPGHRLVTHADWDALQAQVSELQGELDRMTKEKLDMEKELETQSTETQKQVSVLQSQVQTSETLLQELQRSFSQTQSAVQSRLTELSLSQKRVCSELCRLKGKEEENSPAGDKHPPLFALQEAHSEERLRIEIVTLKEQLEMRTEESEVLEVQLSSLKIETDRIQSEKDKLEGELQECRTELQGLRVALSHLQRDCKTQSQDKAVLQQQCLELRSQVISLRSQLDTSQAVQKDFVQLSQSLQVKLEQIRQSDSLHQVRQVLGEGLEVEAECPGSAS, encoded by the exons ATGACCAAGAGATCCAGTCACTCCAAGAGGCCTTTAGAG AGACCGTCTCCCAGTATGAGGCCAGGATATCTGCGCTGCAGTCGGAGCGTGCTCAGTGGAGGAGGGCAGGGGTCACTCCGTAcaacaag CATAAAGAAGGGGAGGATGGAGACATCTCCACCCACTGAGACACCGCCCGTAGCCCGCCCCCACCCCGCAGACCCTGCTGCTGAAGGTGCTGAGGAGGACAGTAAACCCCTGGAACTGATGGCAGAGCCCTGCAACCCAGGATGCGCAGGCCTCCACATGGAGGGATTCTACACCCAGCACTTTGACTCTGCCTCGCTCTCCTCCTTCTCTATGGACACGCCCTCCCTGCCCAGGCGCACGCCCCCTCAAGACGATACAGCCTCCCTGGTTTCCACTGGAACCCTGGTGCCTGAAGCTATCTACTTGCCTCCGCCAGGCCACAGGCTGGTCACGCATGCAGACTGGGATGCGCTGCAAGCGCAG GTGTCGGAGCTGCAGGGAGAATTGGACCGTATGACAAAGGAGAAGCTGGATATGGAGAAAGAGCTAGAGACACAGTCCACAGAGACCCAGAAACAG GTGTCAGTGCTCCAGTCTCAAGTGCAGACCTCTGAGACCCTCCTTCAAGAGTTGCAAAGATCCTTCAGCCAAACACAAAGTGCTGTACAGAGCAGATTG ACAgaactgtctctctcacagaaAAGAGTGTGTAGTGAACTCTGCAGACTCaaagggaaggaggaggagaacagcCCTGCAGGAgacaaacacccccccctcTTTGCTCTACAG gaAGCGCACTCTGAGGAGAGGCTGCGTATTGAAATCGTGACCCTgaaggaacagctggagatgcgtacagaggagagtg AGGTCTTGGAGG TCCAGCTCTCAAGCTTGAAAATAGAGACAGACCGCATCCAAAGTGAAAAAGACAAG TTGGAGGGTGAGCTTCAGGAGTGCCGCACTGAGCTACAGGGCCTGCGGGTGGCGCTGTCGCACTTACAGAGAGACTGCAAAACACAGAGCCAAGACAAG GCGgtgctgcagcagcagtgtTTGGAGCTGCGCAGTCAGGTCATCAGTCTGCGCAGTCAGCTGGACACCAGCCAGGCTGTGCAGAAGGACTTTGTGCAACTGTCCCAGTCGCTGCAG GTGAAGCTGGAGCAGATCCGGCAGTCGGACTCTCTGCACCAGGTGCGGCAAGTGCTTGGGGAGGGACTGGAGGTGGAGGCCGAGTGTCCCGGCAGTGCCTCGTGA
- the rabep2 gene encoding rab GTPase-binding effector protein 2 isoform X1, giving the protein MEVTDKTETLNEAGDSVVPPESEANSQTQLAECRAQLEHWKGVATICELSKQEELQELQRNYDQEIQSLQEAFRETVSQYEARISALQSERAQWRRAGVTPYNKDSIKKGRMETSPPTETPPVARPHPADPAAEGAEEDSKPLELMAEPCNPGCAGLHMEGFYTQHFDSASLSSFSMDTPSLPRRTPPQDDTASLVSTGTLVPEAIYLPPPGHRLVTHADWDALQAQVSELQGELDRMTKEKLDMEKELETQSTETQKQVSVLQSQVQTSETLLQELQRSFSQTQSAVQSRLTELSLSQKRVCSELCRLKGKEEENSPAGDKHPPLFALQEAHSEERLRIEIVTLKEQLEMRTEESEVLEVQLSSLKIETDRIQSEKDKLEGELQECRTELQGLRVALSHLQRDCKTQSQDKAVLQQQCLELRSQVISLRSQLDTSQAVQKDFVQLSQSLQVKLEQIRQSDSLHQVRQVLGEGLEVEAECPGSAS; this is encoded by the exons ATGGAAGTGACGGATAAGACAGAGACTCTCAACGAGGCCGGCGACAGTGTCG TTCCACCGGAGTCCGAAGCGAATTCGCAGACTCAGCTGGCGGAGTGCAGAGCTCAGCTGGAGCACTGGAAAGGCGTCGCGACGATCTGCGAGCTAAGCAAACAGGAAGAGTTGCAGGAACTGCAGAGAAACTATGACCAAGAGATCCAGTCACTCCAAGAGGCCTTTAGAG AGACCGTCTCCCAGTATGAGGCCAGGATATCTGCGCTGCAGTCGGAGCGTGCTCAGTGGAGGAGGGCAGGGGTCACTCCGTAcaacaag GACAGCATAAAGAAGGGGAGGATGGAGACATCTCCACCCACTGAGACACCGCCCGTAGCCCGCCCCCACCCCGCAGACCCTGCTGCTGAAGGTGCTGAGGAGGACAGTAAACCCCTGGAACTGATGGCAGAGCCCTGCAACCCAGGATGCGCAGGCCTCCACATGGAGGGATTCTACACCCAGCACTTTGACTCTGCCTCGCTCTCCTCCTTCTCTATGGACACGCCCTCCCTGCCCAGGCGCACGCCCCCTCAAGACGATACAGCCTCCCTGGTTTCCACTGGAACCCTGGTGCCTGAAGCTATCTACTTGCCTCCGCCAGGCCACAGGCTGGTCACGCATGCAGACTGGGATGCGCTGCAAGCGCAG GTGTCGGAGCTGCAGGGAGAATTGGACCGTATGACAAAGGAGAAGCTGGATATGGAGAAAGAGCTAGAGACACAGTCCACAGAGACCCAGAAACAG GTGTCAGTGCTCCAGTCTCAAGTGCAGACCTCTGAGACCCTCCTTCAAGAGTTGCAAAGATCCTTCAGCCAAACACAAAGTGCTGTACAGAGCAGATTG ACAgaactgtctctctcacagaaAAGAGTGTGTAGTGAACTCTGCAGACTCaaagggaaggaggaggagaacagcCCTGCAGGAgacaaacacccccccctcTTTGCTCTACAG gaAGCGCACTCTGAGGAGAGGCTGCGTATTGAAATCGTGACCCTgaaggaacagctggagatgcgtacagaggagagtg AGGTCTTGGAGG TCCAGCTCTCAAGCTTGAAAATAGAGACAGACCGCATCCAAAGTGAAAAAGACAAG TTGGAGGGTGAGCTTCAGGAGTGCCGCACTGAGCTACAGGGCCTGCGGGTGGCGCTGTCGCACTTACAGAGAGACTGCAAAACACAGAGCCAAGACAAG GCGgtgctgcagcagcagtgtTTGGAGCTGCGCAGTCAGGTCATCAGTCTGCGCAGTCAGCTGGACACCAGCCAGGCTGTGCAGAAGGACTTTGTGCAACTGTCCCAGTCGCTGCAG GTGAAGCTGGAGCAGATCCGGCAGTCGGACTCTCTGCACCAGGTGCGGCAAGTGCTTGGGGAGGGACTGGAGGTGGAGGCCGAGTGTCCCGGCAGTGCCTCGTGA
- the gdpd3a gene encoding lysophospholipase D GDPD3a has product MSSFLYYLLPAVGGYTLMSFYLLKNPHILHKKKKTAFYCTHISHRGGSGERIESTMEAFEHAVEVGTEMLELDCHMTCDGHVIISHDYNLLRQTGQDVNISDVNLEELPSYKERLEVTFYTGHFSTGLDRRFALLEDVFRMFPKVPINIEVKEENKELIEKVSALVKKFNRESITVWASVDSRIMKACRKVNSSMPYMFTEMRGLQLLLLYYTGLLPFIPLGESFLQFYLPRIFNRTFIPDSPILRNRMVITLIEKLTMRRSLFQHLRDRGIQIHLFVCNEDQDIEAAFAVGATGVMTDYPTLLSDYIRRHRSHE; this is encoded by the exons ATGTCCAGTTTCCTGTACTACCTTCTCCCAGCAGTAGGAGGCTACACCCTCATGTCTTTCTACCTCCTGAAGAATCCCCACATCCtgcacaagaagaagaagactgCCTTCTACTGCACCCACATCTCACACAGGGGAG GCTCTGGTGAGAGAATTGAGAGCACCATGGAGGCTTTTGAACA TGCGGTGGAGGTGGGAACAGAAATGCTTGAGTTGGATTGTCACATGACTTGTGATGGTCATGTGATTATATCACATGATTACAACCTCCTGCGCCAGACTGGGCAAGATGTCAACATCTCAGATGTAAAtttagag GAGTTGCCATCTTATAAAGAAAGGCTTGAGGTCACATTCTATACAG GTCACTTCAGCACTGGCTTGGACAGGAGGTTCGCTCTGCTAGAGGATGTCTTCCGCATGTTTCCCAAGGTGCCTATCAATATCGAggtgaaagaagaaaacaaagagctGATTGAGAAG GTTTCCGCTCTTGTGAAGAAGTTTAATCGAGAGTCCATCACTGTTTGGGCGTCTGTGGACTCACGTATTATGAAGGCGTGTCGTAAAGTG AACTCTAGCATGCCGTACATGTTTACGGAGATGCGCGGtctgcagctgctcctgctATACTACACAGGCCTCCTGCCTTTCATCCCACTGGGAGAGAGCTTCCTGCAGTTCTACCTGCCTCGCATCTTCAACAG aacATTCATACCAGATTCTCCCATTCTTAGGAACAGAATGGTCATCACACTAATTGAAAA ACTGACTATGCGGAGAAGCTTGTTTCAGCAcctcagagacagagggatTCAG atacatctgtttgtgtgtaatgaAGACCAGGACATAGAGGCTGCATTTGCAGTAGGAGCAACTGGAGTCATGACTGACTACCCCACTCTGCTGTCAGACTACATCAGACGGCACAGATCAcatgaatga